The Asterias rubens chromosome 1, eAstRub1.3, whole genome shotgun sequence genome segment GTCGACTTATCGCCTCCGGACTTGACGTACTCCTCCTGCTCTTCCGCTTTGATGTGGACCTCGCTCTTGATCGGTCAGACCGCGTTCGATGGTTACGCGCATCGTCTGACATGTAATTGTCCGTGTCACTATCCCTCGACTTCTCGTCCGAGCTATTGTCTGAGTTTGAGACGTCTTCGGTGGCTGAGGACGAATCGTTGCTCGAGTCGGCGTTCTTCTCGCTGCCATCTTCGCTGTCCGAACCCTCTTCCTCCTCATTTTCATCTTCTTCGTTGTCGCTTACTACTGGCTGATTTCTTGTGGCGTACCGCTTCATGTGACCGTTGCTCAAGTTAGAACCTGCGGAGTCAAATTCACATTTACAgttttcaaatcaattcaatcaacattAATACATATTGGTGAAAAAGAGGAGGATAATTATTTAAATCGAAGCAGTCAAGAGCTGGACAAGAAAAAGATACaatgaaaattaaatgaaaaataatacaatgtaATGGATAAAAAACATAGGTTTAATTTCCCTTTGATAACCATTTACCTGAATTCCTTATTGAAGACTAAGAGAATAACACAAAACCCaatcttattaattttgttcatatacaccgatgcatgttagcactgtatactcagtactttcccgagctctgtgaaaacaaatcacaggcatgttagtcaatcttccaaaaacaaataattaactttCCCTTACCAGAATTTCTTGTAGCAACGTTTCTTCTCATCCCGTTTCGTTTTGGTCTTAATGGtttaatttcttcttcttcttcttcttcattttcttcatcatcttcatcatcttcatctttcTTTTCTTGCTCCACGTCTGTttcctccccctcctcctcctcattttcttcttcctcctcctcttcttcaCTGTTCTCGTCTTGGTCTTCACTTTCTTCTCCCGAATCATCTTTCCTCGTGTTGCTGGATTTCGTTTGCCTCTTCACTCTTTCTGCAACGCTTTTTGAAAGTGTCGTTGATTTCCCTGAAATGAATTTAAACGATGGGTTTGTGAATGAGACATTCTTGGCGACAAACAACTCTTAACAGTTCATCAATGAACTGCACCCTGGGATTCGCAAAATTTATCCAATTACTTGTTTTATTATACCTGAAGTTGTCACTCAACAATGTCAacatttgattattattatattgtatgatttttggggttgaacaaagaatttacttgagtgggattaaAACCAACGCCCtacggattaacatgccggtgctctaccaactgagctgtctagccctatgttggcggtgtccctattctgtcaatatctttgttcaggggtgccattATATTTTATGTTAAAGTTGTTACAcaattggggttgaacaaagacaaatctacAAAAGACAGACTTGGGCCTTTGACCTGAGCCATCTTGGTTTTATTTCTTAAGTAAGTTTTCAACACCGtgaggtattattattaaatcgaAAAAGACAAGTCAAATCTGGtcctgagtttactggcccatcGCTAAATAACACTGGCCTCAGACCTGTGGTTAAGTGTCAATATTAAGCATAGGGATCTTGTACAACTTGtccctccttaaaggcactggacagtattggtaattactcaaaataactgttagcataaaaccttacttggtaacgagtaatggggagaggttgataatataaaacattgtgagaaacggctccctctgaagtgaagcagttttcgagaaagaagtaattttccacgaatttgatttcaagacctcagaattagattttgaggtctcgaaatcaagcatctgaaagcacacaactttgtgtgacaagggtgtttttttcttccgttattatctcgcaacttcgacgaccaattgagctcaaattttcacaggtttgttattttatgcatatgttgagatacagcaagtgagaagactggtcttccaGTGTCTTTACCTCTCTTATACTGACCTGAGTTTTTACTCTTGGACGGAATGTTCTTGGCACTTAGTCTGGTACTGGTTGAACTTTCTTTGGCATTTAACTGTCTTGAAGTACTAGGTCTGGCGACGCTGGCTGAGTTCTCTCTGGATGGCCCCGCCCTAGATGACCCCGCCCTGGATGACCCTGCCCTGGATGGCCCCACCCTGGATGGCCCCGCACGAGTAGGGCTCTCTGTCTCCTTGTCTTCTTCGCTGTGAGATGACGAGGCTTCGCTGTTAGAGGACGAGGCTTCGGTGGATGGGCGAGGAATGGAAAGGAAATGTTAATGTAAACATAATAGTAACAAGTCatggatattaatttttttgaaaactgaaaaacaattaaaagcatAATCATTGCCAGTATCAAGACACACATAAAAGACTTGTTAagacacaaaaacaatcaatagtATACAAACATATAGAATCAAgcaatgaaaacacacaaatgaaaagctaaaatatttatcaataaaTGATGAAAACAGTGCAAACCCAGAGTGACTGGCATGCCAATGGATAAAACGTCTAATCATTTAAACATAATGCTACTTCTGTTATTATTGTAGAAGATCAAGACAAAACTACagatacaaaacaaaggaataCAAGTTTACGATAACAGCAAACAATTGCAGCATGCATCAATTTAAGGACAATGAGAGGACAAGTGCAAACCAATATAACAATCTAGTTCACTTGTCTTCATTGTAGAGAACTTATTAAAACCATCGCTGCTTATGCTGGCTTTTTGTCAGAGAACAACTGTACAGGGAAAACACAATAGCGTGATTGACTAGAAAGCTAGCATGCCCTGCGCTGTGAAGCTGTGGGGGCGCACCCATATTGTGTCCAAACCTAAGTAAAAGCCTTTATGTTTTTTAGGGTTTACCTCTTGAGTCCTGAACGGACTTGCTTCTCATACTTTAGAGCTGATTTGTAGTCGCTTAGAATAGGTCTGAATTGCTCCTCGAAGAGTGCTGATAAACGTAACGTCATGGAATAGATCtgaaatggttagaaagaatgAAAAGGTAAGGTCACTTATTAAAGATTTTCTAAACTTATTTAGCGGTAATAAttttataagtaggatttgaaacattttgcatggtgaagatacaatcaagtaaggtttgcgcAAACACCATGTAGGGCTATGGTGGTTCGGAGATAACCAATAATGGTATAACAACTGAGACATTTCTATCAGTATGCTCCATCAACATGCTTGAATCGCCTTCTTCTGAAGatgatcggagcatactgatcaaaagttaagatgttaaatcatcggttcttctcagaactacCACAGCTCATACGAGAGTGGTAACATTaatataacattatttattttggtttttacccatatacaccgatgtgtgtaagcactgtatatactcagtactttcttgagctctgtgaaaaaaaccacaggcatattactcgggtgggattcaaacccacgaccattgcaattctagagcagtgtcattctaactagaccaccgagattgcccgatagctagaggcagttccaatcatATGTTTCAGCAGGTACTGCTGCTTATCTACATGGTGTGTGTGATTGATTGTTAATAAGTACGCCCATTTTGAGCCTTATGCTGCATACTCCTCAGGAGTTCAATTTATTAAGTAGTATGTCAAAACAGCTTTAGGGGAAA includes the following:
- the LOC117294635 gene encoding lisH domain-containing protein C1711.05-like, whose amino-acid sequence is MAQVKGPRKSTTLSKSVAERVKRQTKSSNTRKDDSGEESEDQDENSEEEEEEEENEEEEGEETDSSIRNSGSNLSNGHMKRYATRNQPVVSDNEEDENEEEEGSDSEDGSEKNADSSNDSSSATEDVSNSDNSSDEKSRDSDTDNYMSDDARNHRTRSDRSRARSTSKRKSRRSTSSPEAISRRSNQVNTRTRGRFNSSDFETETVAVTSSSRKPKTRNQGKQTVIYRDLDEESEN